The Phyllopteryx taeniolatus isolate TA_2022b chromosome 4, UOR_Ptae_1.2, whole genome shotgun sequence genome includes the window GTGTAAATGCGAATCACACTGTGCCATTTCACAATTACTTATTTTCCtgacagtacagtggaacctcgatggAATGGACAAATAGGGGCGGGGGTTGGGGGGAGCATCGGTTATAGCCCATTCTCCGGTACATTgaagctttttcttttgtttttgtgaccatatgcacccatattcctgtacagtacaaaatagttttgtactttttttttcatggcctaaaacgccTAGTACAGTACACAGTTATTGtaaagaaatagaaaaaagcttgaaaatgtttgaaaagtttcaaaatgtatccaaaCTTACCGCTAGTGTGCTTTATGgagacattgttgacatactTGTCATAGGGAAGTTGCGTTCGTGAGCCCTGACGAATAAGTACTCCCTAGTTCCAACTCCGTTGTCACACATTAACGACttcaccaaaaaataaaaaataaacttttgacTGTACTAAAAAGAAGGTgtcagactccagagacttgtgtctTATATTCCTCTTTGCGTTAACACCACAGCTAGACGTGAGCTCTCTCTGCGGAGCAGAGCACTATGCTAGCTACATATGCTATTCTAATAACTATACCCATAACCATCATGGCAGCCATGTGGaaatgttgccacattcaacatggccacaaCACAGGCACGTCTTGTTAATTGGATCTCGTCATTGGTGATCTATGACTTGGAAACACATGTCTGGCAGTctccgcaccacagctccagtaaacaacagcaacaattctggaactgacagactttgtcaactgcagtttaagtgacaaatggacaGTATTTTTGGTCACACTGTGCAGTTCCAAAGGTCCGTTTTATTCGATAGcagttatatcggggtccgttttatcaaggttccactgtacattctttttaatttactgAGGAAAGGTCAAAATACCCAGACCACCTCTTGTTAGCTCTGTTgaataagcatttttttttttttttataccagcTGGTGCACATCTAACTCAGTCAATAAAATGCAAAGTATAATGAGCGCTGCCACTCACTCACCCGTCTCCACTCATAGAAGTAGGCAATATCCATTAGTGTGTAGTAGTCTTTTAGAGGTTCATCGCCATACAACACCTCTACCTGTAAACAAACACGTTATGCAACATAAGCTCCCGACCATTGCACAATATTAAGGTCACTCAATTAAAAAGTTGTGCAGCAGTTATACAGCATTCATTAGAATTTTAATCACCTACTATTGTACAGTAGATGCATATTATTGTTGACTTATCCTATGAATTTTGACAGCTACATTATTTGTTAGTAGTAAATGCAGGTgtagcagagctgccaacctataaaaattcactaccagaacaatttgtccaaatttgtctgaatttgcatattttcaaTATGTTGTCAAGAAAATGTCCATGCGACACTCATGATCAAAATCGTTATAAGAAATTACGGCTTCAATAGttctcattttcatgttttattgcGTCCACCTTGTAATAgtggacgcagttgcagcctgaatcaaagtaccaatATCTGAGATTTCGACATTCCATTATCCAAAATATCTATCTCTATGGATAAATTCAACTTTggcaattctgttttcaaccatagtttaaaaaaaaaaaaaaaaaaaaaaaaaaaaaacagcaagtcTATTTCAGTACATTAATCTGCTCTCAAACATCAagattaaaactcagcactctattttgcaaacaaacaaagaacattgctgatagactgaattggatagtttacgTCGGGACAGatgttttggtttctattttgtgcaatgtacttctacGCGTACAAGTAGTACAtgtaaaaagaacaaatgtaaTTGCCGGTACGTCTTGCATGCTAttcatattacatatttatatttatatggacaattatattatatatcgACAATTGCtactgaaacgatgcaaatttccccattgtgggactaataaaggttatcatatattacaaatatataataataagaagaagatacttttaacctgcccacatTCTGAAGTGACGTGTGCAATGACATACTAATGAATTTCCAGTTCAGACGCGGGGTCCTGTGTAGaggtgtattattttatatttattaattgGGCTGTTATTTTGTTGCTCAAAGTTGAGTTACCCGCCACCAAAACGAGGTTCCAGACAGACCTATGTTGAGTGTGTTGTTTCACAAAATCACTTATTCCGATGTTTTGCACCTGCACAACAATAGCTTAGCAAATCAGTGATTTACAATGCATTGACACCGGACacaaagagaactttcgcctcCCCGGCTGGGCTTAATAAAATAGCGTGCGGCAAgtagctgttcaatgtggacgcgccggtaatgtcagacgctggattattttttccccccgggAAAATCAatgttacggccgtaacgagtcaacgttcagtgatttctgtaacaaaatacggacgttccgtaacatttggcagctctggtaTAGTGATGTAGATGtagatttaattttttatttgaaaacgcCATAGTTCCATGAAAAATCCTGGAAAAACATGGAATTGGAAAAACTGTTGGGCATAGTAATGTGTTAACCAACAAAATTTGTCTGGATTATACATTTTTACTAGTTTTGTGTGTACTAATGCTGCGCACTACTCTATACAGTTGAGTTGCCCCATAGACATTTCCTATGAATTGGCAAGTTCATGTGATGGAAAGGTTACAGACATAGCTAATATGATATGGCACAgccatttttaataattaaagcaAACTTATATTCAGGTAACAGAGTAAAGGTGATTTTAGGAGACAGGACAGCCCACTTGACAAGGGAGATAAATTAGCTTTCTGCTAATCTGTCTTTTCCACCAATGCAGACTGACCTCTAGTGCTCCATAATACATCACATCCATACAGCAAGGAAGTGCTTATGCATTGTTTAACAGTACTGAAAATGATACCTTCAGGCATTCCGCTCCAGTTGATCAGGCATTATTCCAAATTTACAGGTGTATCAGAACAGACGATGAAATACAGATGCTTCGCGTAGGCCACCGTATGTTTCAAGGTTACTGAGGTGGATACATGTAGCGCTGTATTTTTCAATCATACATTGAAAAGGATATTGCTCTCAAGTCATAATcaggccttttttttcccagattaCTCTTTAGTTTCAAATCTATGTTTTATGATTTGACAGGAGGGATTAGCAGCATTGGATACATTATTCATCACGTGGTTGTATGTTATGTGTGTGATTACCCTATAGTTGCTGGGTATATCCATCTTACTTCTGAGGAACTTTGCTAAGTGCATGACGGACATGGCTGCAGGGCACTGCAGGAAGCGTTTACCGTTGGCCTGAGAACAAAGCACAAATCCAGGGTGAGgaccataaaaaaacaacatcaagaCGGGATTTTGGCTCTGACTTCACTAATCCTTATCTCTATAAAGTCAAACCAGGTTTTACCTTGTCTCCATCCACCTCTGCACGCTGCCTCTCATTAGTTCTGCAGGCAAATACAGAAAATCAGAGGGTATAGTGTGAATGTTGAACTACTAGCACCTTACCATGGCTACAGaaggtaaacaaaacattttagaaaaaacaTGTAAACCACACCATATACAattcaatgacattttttttggggggtggtcattgttttgtatttggaATTGCAGTGTTGGCCAGGACATTCTTGTAAGGGAGATTTTTAATCTCAATAAGGCTTTCCTggttaaataaattcaaataaataaaatctgttaGGGGGAATATTAAAAAAGTACAATACACTCATCAATCCTATAATATCGCCACTTGGTATTGTTCCTTTCAAATATGTCTGATAGGCTGatgcccatacattttcaactgGATTTAAGCCTGTTCTACGCTTAACTAAATCTCAGTGAGCCGTAAGTGGAGCAAAGATGAAAGATGACAGCTTTCCTTACGCTAAACCAAACAATATGAATACACGTCATGAAATGACGTGAACATCCCAGCATCCGCGGAGCCACTATCATCAGCGCCAAACAAAAAGGGGACCACTACCatggtctgccaatccagaggcactgtccctgatgtccacatGCGATGTtccagaggtgtgtcaacctcaacagccccacaacatccagagcctttccAGAGTAGAAGacagtccaacccctctcgagaggaagAGTTCTGGAGTCCAAACTGTGCCTCGAGGTGAGTCCAACTTAATCGAGTTGAAacctctcaacctcacacaaaggctcgggctccttcctcgTCAGACAGGTGACGTGCCACATCCCTCGAGCCAgtccgggggtgggggggttactTCACACTACCTTACACACAGATCCCACCACTGATAACCTCGAAAGATGGTACGGGTCGActtaacccccacccccccatcccGCATCGGTACCTTACACACAGGCCAggtattttttcaattgaatggTCTTGATTTGAATTCAATAATAGGccaaataaaatgtgtcaataatattttgtcatctttaacttcattttgaaagaaaacaaaaaaacaaaagctgcaCTAACTTGTTTCTCTCATAGAACTGTATCGACAGACTGATGATTTCATCTTCGGCAATGTTAAACGTCTCCACCACTTCCCCTGGTTCCAGAACACGATTCTCTGAGTAGAAATCTCTCCTCCGTTTCATCTCATCTGTGAAGTCGATAACAACAAGCTTGAGCAATGACATGAAGGCGTTTTCTGTTACAAAGGTGCTTTGTGACATGAAAATAAGGGCGGTCTTACCTTTGAATAACCCCGGAACGAGCTTATATACTATGTCTTGTAGAGTTTTGTCCGCtctaaatggaaaaacaaaatttggagTAACAAatgttaatgaatgaatgatagtAAATGTGATCCATGCTTGCTTACCTGATGCTGAGCTGTGGACATGTCTTGTGAACCTGGACGTCACATCGAGGGCAGAACTTGTTTGTCTCCAAAAAGGCaacgatgcatgttttacaaacTACACAGAGGGACACAACACAGGCAATCACTATTaaataaaactgttttttgttttacgaCACTAGGTAC containing:
- the LOC133477449 gene encoding polycomb group RING finger protein 2-like; this translates as MQPNKIKITDLNSHLTCPLCAGYLVDATTIVECLHSFCKTCIVAFLETNKFCPRCDVQVHKTCPQLSIRADKTLQDIVYKLVPGLFKDEMKRRRDFYSENRVLEPGEVVETFNIAEDEIISLSIQFYERNKTNERQRAEVDGDKANGKRFLQCPAAMSVMHLAKFLRSKMDIPSNYRVEVLYGDEPLKDYYTLMDIAYFYEWRRTGPIPLQYLVKPTRKRRRPSQSAVQGHSDGVNTSPTSESDSQSDKVHSPASAQIPRASTQSSPAPHLSPAIQNSNGTTVPNNTQRHVLSSKQGASARKVTVNGTSSAPCKEEARGVEKSGLPPTT